The Halictus rubicundus isolate RS-2024b chromosome 18, iyHalRubi1_principal, whole genome shotgun sequence genome contains the following window.
TTCTAACAGATCACAATATTGTTATGCACCTTTAGGTTGTTCCGCTGCTTGAACATGGCTATGCTTTGGTGTTCCTTTGTTTAATAcattttgtttattattattctgATCAACTTCTTTCTGATATGTAAGGTGTTTCTCTCCTTGCTGATCGACTTTCTTAATTTCCATTGTTTTTAGCGGCAAGTCTGTTTGCTCATGCGATacctaaaataatatattgtatcAGTACTACTATGATACTCgataaaacgaaaatagaaCTTACATCGCAAGGTGGTGTAGTTGTAATAATTATGTTCCCCTCAGCTTCATGTATCTGTTTTTGTTGTACATTTGGTAGTGGAGATGGGGAAGGAAACACTTGAGTATTTTGCCATGAATCTCTATTCGGTGATACATAATGCGATGTATACGGATGTCTTACATCTAACATGGCACCGCTGGAAAATggtttaatatataattatacaaACAATTTGTCAAAGGTTTTGTTCgcttttatattattataacatcTTACTTATCTGCTTCTTTTTCGCCTATGACACTTGATCCTTTGTGATAGAAAATATGTGGTTGTTTTTCTAGAAAATGATAAATCCGTAATATATTGTTAGGTTTTTCAGAATGCGATTGTATAGAGATGCTTTACTTACGTTCGTATGAATTTCTATTGTTTGGTTCATGATAAGAATTAACAGGATTATATATGTCTTTGGTTTGTTCGTATAAGGGTGGATAATCCCACTGATACCCAGGAGCGCCATATATTTTTTGCAGTGGAGCTACTTCCATCTGTTGCGCTGGATATAAAATAGGCTGTTGTTGTGGTATCATTGAATGGGCTATATTAGATAGTTCCCATGGCTTAGGATTAACTTCTGGAACACGAGCATACAATGGTGCAAGAGACTTCTGTGGATCTACTACCGGTTGATATTTTATAACATCAATTGGCAAACGTGATTGTGGCGGTTGAGGCCTTTGCATTAAAGGAGGAGGTATAGTTGGTTTCTCTGTAGGACATACGAGATCTGCAGCTTCATCAGATCCATCTGCACATTGTGGGATGCCATCACACACATTGTACACTGCAATGCAATCTCCAGATGTTCTACATTCATATTGATTGCGACTGCAAgctattatataaaatatgttACTATCCGTTCCTGTTTGTTGTTATTGGATCGTTTTTTAATTAACAGATACCTTGTTTAGTAGGTTGTGTAGTCAATGATAATTTCGGTGCCAAAgttgcaattaattttatggATGGTTCAGTATAGGAATACTCCATTGGTGCAGGTTCTGCTAGGTTTctgtttatacaaaatatatgtGTGTAGAAATTgttgatatatatgtatatataatcaTTACTCACCTAAGAGACTTTAACTCATGCTCTTGTTGAGAAATTCGAATTTCCTGCTCCAGTTGTGCATTATTTTCCATGTTATATTTAGTACGTATTGCACTACTATAATTTGCATGACTTgtaaatttacatttaaaatcATGCAATGTCCCACATTGAAAAAGATAACAAGATCCAGGTTTCTAAATTGTATGTTatataaataacaatttattattgGAACGTTGATAAGTAAGGAATGTGTTACTCTTTTATTTGTTTACCATTAGTTACTTATATAATTTCATACAGGAGTGCATAGAAAACGTGAGAAAGTGTGCGTACCTTTTCTTCAAAAATAAATACGTCGCAATCCACAGTATCACAGCAAAACTTCAAGCATTCTTCCTTCGAATCAACCTCTGTTTCATTTAAATACTTAGCTCCCCTATCGCGAGATTCGTACGTTCGAATTATTTTATCTCTGTGTATGTCGAAGCTGTCGAGACACATTGGATAATTGTTCCTCACACTAattcgtttttcatttttcttcgttAACGTTTCACCAGTCACACagtaaaatattgtaacaaaatgGAAAAGGATTCGCACAACTTTGTAAAACATCATCCTCACAACTTTCGGTAAAACCGCGCATGCTTCTCGAGATTCCCGTATAATCAATAACTTGAAGTATTATCTTATTAGTTGGCTCAGAGTCATTGAAAACTATATGCAAAATCATATGATATATTTGCAAGTGACGCAAGTATGACTTGCTTTTTACtcgttattataattatattatttgttaacaatttgTTAACAATTAAATTGCATAAATTATAGTtcccaatataaaataaaattattaaagtaagatatagaaatagaaaataatacaaatacacaatataatttttgttactatttatttctttaatgtATCAACTAAAATTTTGTATACAGTTTGTAGCTTAAATACAATAACAATATAATCTATCGATTTGTATAATTCTTAATTTTATCGATAAAATTTCTTACACTGCTTCATGGAATGGTTTTGTGTTTAgatatgtaacattttaatgCCCAATCTCtgttgatttttataaaaacttAAACTATATGAAATTtagtaatttttgtaattatttaaaatttatagtataattattttgaattttgtaATATTGCAAAGTTTAAATTTCTTATAGTTTTTATAAAAGATAAAattcataattaattttaaaattgagAATGTTACAGATCTGAAACACTCTTGCAGCTTAGTGTAATACATCTCACACAATTATTCTAGATTATTCCCACACGGTGTACAAAATTAGCAGGGCTGTATAAATTGTCTGCTTATTTCAGAATTGTGGAACTAACAACCATTTCAAAAGTCTACATTCTTGATGGAATGAACAATTGTAAACTTcgtaaaaatatacaattacaCACAATTCATTACACGGATCTGATCCATTTAGACGGTGCAATCTAATTTATGTTTAATGTACAACAAAAAGTCTGATgacttaaaaatataaatagctataaattaaagtttaatgatTGGAACATTATAAAGATAATACATCATCTTTTACTGAAAAATGGGTACAATATTGATgcttaaaaatttgtattcaaaataaggaaaattgaaatataatgGAAAAATTTCTGTAAGTAAAAGTTTATACAAATAGTTTAGACAATACACTaactcaaattttgcacattttCTCATCTTTGTATTCGTTATACTTTAAACTATAAAGCTTGATTTTCAAATGCAATAATGATAcgagaaacattttatttttattgaatcAGTGCCACCTTATATTAATTTACATTAATGGAAGTCACCaatcaaatttattaaaaatctaTTGTTTATCTAAAAGAAATATATGTtgcataaaatttgattttttttcttgattatataataatgtaattaTGTTCAAATAATCGAACTTAAATATTCAAACTTAATTGTTAAGCTACTAAATGATCAAATGTTATATATGCAATTTTGTTGCATTCCTACTAGTAGATACTATATATATGCACGCCAGAAATGTTATAAAATTCTTAAGTCTCCTTTCCAACTTAGTACATATGTTGCCAAATAGATACAATTCTTTGCCGCACAATTATGAATATCTataaaattatcaatattttcgATTTGACCGTTTAAGCAATATACACGTGACGTACTCTTATATTATGTTAAATGTACATAAGTAGTATTACACACAACTGAACTTCAATGTATATAAACTTCTTACAATTAGGCACATAGAACACACATTGAAATCGTAAAACTTGTGCATAACTAGGTTTCAATTATGAGAAGATATTTCTTTATACAGAATTATCATTTAGACGCATCCACTAATCTTATTAGTTTATAGAAGGATACATTACcatgtattttttttaataactgtaCATATGGAATTATATACTCTCATAATTGCAATGTTATTATGCACATCTCATTTAAGATCATTAGAAATATGCACTAGAATAAAGTGCATGTAAATATATGATTTTgatatatgtaatatataacATGATACGACAAATACTGTTAGGTGTATTTTAAGGCACTCGTGCGAATAAAATATGGAATCGATAAAAGAAACATATGAAACAAAACATTAAGTGGAATAACAGTCAATAGATTTATATATACTTTTTCTATTTGATTAAATTTCATAATAAATCTACATATTCTATTTCAATAAAGTGAGTCAATATATTTGTATTCTTTGGAATGTAAACCAGAGAACAGAAAACTATGAAACGATTGTCTGTGTACTGTGTTAACCCTGTACCAACACTTCTCTTTTAGCCTTGTAACAAGAAATAGGTCTACTCCACTTCTCTTTCTATAGCTAGGAACTTATTCTTTAAGAATATTTCCTATTCTTAGATTGTGTATATcaataataagaaaaatagtGAACAAACAGTTAAAACAATTCAAAACTTCATTATTATATGAACAATAACTTATTAGgcacatttaaatattttgaataaaacagAAACAAGTGACAGGGGTGAACATATATCGCTGTACAATATAAACTTCTTAACGAGCCATGAGATGTTATTGTTAAGCTGAACGATGTTTCTCTTATTAAACAAGGATCAGGCCTTTAACAAATAAGATTAcacttattattattaagaaatataaatttacaaaCTCGTAATTCTTTACGTGTATGTACAAAAATGAACGTATATTATGGAAATACTTCTAATGTATATTTTCGATATTTTAAAACacattttgattttatttgatGAAATTATTCATTAGCAAAATTTGATTCAGAATCACAGCAACTGAATAACATCTCATAGTACATCGTTCTGTATTATAACATAAAATATAGATATCTTTCACATTGACTACCCCTgcttaaaatatataattctatTCAAATATAactatatatatttgtttttagGTCTATTTAACATTGCAAGAGTACATAGCTTTCttgaaacaataataataatatataaatatatatatatatttatatattgtgaatgtgtgtatgtacatacacacataatatatatatgtgtatgtttATACATCATATATGTAAGTCTTTTCACAGTATAAGTTATAATTTATAACGAGCACATTCATTTCTTACATTATTCATAACTTTATTTGTACAAATAAAAGACTGTGCAGTCTTCGAAAACTATAAATAATCTAATATGTACTTTGTAGCGAAAATCTTTGGCTAAATACCTAACtacacaaaataatttttttttcaagtaacTTTTAACAATTAACATCATTTAACAGCGCATTGTTGCAAAGTTCGTAGATGTTAATTTTTCGTAATAGTACTTATACAATGAACATGTACAATTCGATTGAGATTAAATGTATTACAGAACTGCTTTTCTGTGGTTTATAGTACTTTTTGTTAGAGGTACTCACATCATTTGTTCTACTATAGGTGATCACAGTGAACGTATGTACACAGTTATAGTGGTTTGCAGTGACTCCTTGTTATCATTCTATCGTTTTAAGGTCTTCCGTGGATTCCACATAGTTTGATACATcctaaaatatataaataataaaacaaacCTTTAGAATTACATATGTCTATCATCTACGTTTCTTGTAATTTCGGAGACAAACCTGTACAGCAATCTGTAAAGGCGTCAGTTCTCCAATGGAGCAATCAGTGCGGATGACATTGGCTGGCAAAAGTCTTGGACAAGGTTTAccagtgaataaaatgaataatgtGTGAATACTTTTACGTTGTGTTAGTTCCATGTAACGATGTTGATATCCAGCTAAATGTCGCCGGTGTCGCGATGTTGTAGGGAACCACCTCTCACACAAATTGCaatatcttctatgctttaTTGTTGCCTGTACACGACACATTAATGAAGTATTAGACGCTTTATGTTTCCAATTGAGctcaataaatatatatatttacctTTTCATGGTAAGCCAGTTGtgttataatatcacctatagtCATTTCACAGTCTTTataggaatgtttaatattcTCTTCTATTTTCTCGATTGGAGTTATCACTTTATTCTTTGTATCTTTCGTATTTTCTACTGCATTGTCACTTTCTTCCTGATTGGTAATAACAGGTGGTGATCTAGAACTGTCTCTATCCGAATTGGAATCAAAATTTAAAGCAAACTCTGGCACTAATAATGGCATATTATCTTCTTTTGTCTTTGTTTCACTTGAACTATCATTCGTTTTTTGATCTTGAatactatttattgttttcttttctgattttttttcgGTAAGTTTCGATGTATCCTGTAGGGTATCCAGATTGTTCGAGGGATTGAGCGTATTAGTTTCTATGTTCAAAGATTCTTTGCTTATAGCAATTTGACTGAATTTTTTGGTTGCTTTTAAAGAAATTGTAGCTAACTCAGGTACGCTGGTAGATCTACACGTAGAAGCTGTAGGACAGTTGTAAGATGTTTCTTCTTGTGATTCTTTCCATTTTAATTGTTGTCCCTTAGAAGAATGTTCATCTTGCTTGGTATGgttttcttcaatttctttaatATCCAGTTGCTGAACAGATTTATATTCTTTCTTTCCTGTGCTTGTAAATTTCTTATCTTCCGATTTATAACatgatttttcgagattttgaaAACTAAAACTTAAACCCTGTTTCTTTTCTGCTACAGTTTTAGGTCTTGATACCCTTTTCtccttattttcattttcagattGAGATAGACATTTCTTCAGTGTTTCCTTAGCAGCTAAGACTTCCTTAACTAATAagtcattgcaataaaaataatcgtTTGATTTCTTTTCTGGACTTTGCactttgtttttattaaaggcACTTTGCGGAGAGCATTGTAaatcattgaaaaatgtttttgatGTTCCAGTGTCTACACATTCGTTTTTAGAATGTGATGCATGCTCATATTTATCAATATTTGCGTAGTTTAACATATTAATTTTTGGCGTAAGCGCATCTGAATGTTGGGTATTTCTGAGATCAATGAGATCTAATTCTAGCTCCAATTGAGTTGGTATGGCATCATCTAAGTGCATTCTAGATATACTTTCAAATTCACGATTCTTTGATTCATTGTCATTGTCACTGCTATCAGGAGATGCTGGTAGAAGTTCTATAGTAGTTTGGCTTTCGTCCGAAGAATCAACTTTAATAATAGAATTATCATTATCACCGAAGTTGCGTGAACGCAAAATATCAGAAGACAAGTACTTGTCTTCTACTGAAGATATAGTTGGCTTGGTCCCAAAGGATGAGTATTCACTTTTCTCAACGAATGAATCATTGTCATCTTCAATCAAATGATTCTCGAAAGATTCCTCTATAACATTTTCATATTTATCTATTTCTTTTACTTTATTTTCACTTTCGTTGATCAAACTGTGATTCACCCTTTTAGATTGAGACAATGATGTTTTCTTACCTTTTCTTTTTAAGTTTCTATTCTCATCATCTTCTTCATCTTTTAAATCAATATCAGTTAAAGTTGATTTCACATCTATTTTCGTGTAATCAGGATCAGAAAATCTTCTCTGCTTATATTTAATAGTCGATAAATTGGATACTGAATTAGATCTACATAATTTAACTCTATCGTTATAATCTGAATCGTTTTTATTAATATCATGTTCGACATGTAATTTATCACTTAACAAGAGTTCTGGTTCCTTTGTATCTTTCGCAATGTGGTCTAGAATCTTCAGTCTTTCTAATTTAACTTTTGGTTGCCACTTTGATGCATCAATATTAGAAAACTTTTTATTCTTACTAATTTCGCATTTAAATTCTGCGCCAACTTGTGTTCTTTTTATTATCACTTTAGGAATTTTTGCAGTAATATATTGCGGATATTTTTTCCTTATTTCATCATCATTAAAGTGTTTAACGCCTTCTTCTTTGGATTTTTTAGATTTCTTGATAAGTGTTTTTGAAGTATTTGTATCATTTTCCTTGGTTCTTTCTAACGATAAAATCACGTCCTCATCTTGcttctttaattttaatttcggtattttctcaGCTTCACTGGTTGACAATTCCTGTAGGATTTGCTCATCATCATCAGAACCACTAATTTCTGCCTCTGAACTGTCTTCTGTTCCATACTTTATTGAGGAATTCTTGTTTTCTggaattttaattctttttactTTACTTCTTGAGACGTTCTTTTTAGTAGCTTTTCGTTTCATATATAGCTTCAAATCCTTAGAAGAAATGTTGTCCAACTTTATTTTCACTTTTGGAACTTTGCTTTCGTAGTTTTTGTATTTTAATGTATATGATTCAGAATCGCTATTATCTACATCCATGCTAGTGTCATTATGCTCTGACGAAAAGCTTCGAGAGTTTTcagatttatttttttccaagatTTCAGTAGTAGGAGTTGCTGAACGTGATCTGCTTTTCACGATTATCATTTTAGGTATTTTTGGCCGCAAATCAGGTAAtaactttgtattatatttatcaGAAAGATTTTCGGATTGTGTAGAATCCAATAAGTATTCTGTTTTAGAAATTGAAGCATCAGTCTTCTTTATGACGAGTTTGGGTATCATTTTTACATTTGTGTTGCTTGGAGATGAATCTGTTTCCAAGTTTCTACAAGAATCAAAGGAAGGTAACTCacacttttcttcttcttcctgtttATACTCTTCATTATCTGATTTCTTTTTCACACAGGTTTCAGGTAAAGAGTTTTTTGTTTCGTCATACATGCACAAATCAGGCATTTCACTTTCTGGAGAAGATTCTCGAGTAAGATTagcttcattttcattttgtagttTTTCAGGATAACTAGCATTCGAATGGTCTTCTGAATTATCGAAACATACCATTGCATCTTCTGTTAAAACGTCTTTTATGCTTTTCATAGTATCACCCTCATTATTTCCCAGAGGTACCACTGATTTGTTAGTGGCATAGTCTTTGTCAACATGAGTAGTAGTTTCCGAAATATCTGTTGATTCAATATACTGTTTTGTCGTTAGATTATCTACTTCTGTACTGAGATCAGTATTCACAGCCTCGTTAGTTTTAACTGTTTCAACAGAATACTTTGAGCTTTCTGAATTAGTTGTAACTATATGCATCAGTTGAGATTCGTATTCCTCTTGTTTTATACAAATAACATTATTTACTTTTGAAACATTGTTTTTTGAGTCATCTTTTTCATCTCTCATGGATATAATACTTTCTTCTGCATTCTCGGTTATATTGTCTTCATGCTTTTCATTTGTATTCGAGGTTTGTACCAGTTTCAGATTTTGGCGAAAATCTGTTTTATCATTCAATTCTTCGTTACTGCTCTTAGGCAATACATCTATCACTTCAGTCAATGTCTCTTTAGATATCccacatattaaaatatttgatgACAATTCGTCAGATGCGTGATGTTTCGTTTTATAAGTTTCACACGTGGCTTCTTCATCTTgattagtttctaaaactgtACAGGTTTCAGTATGATGCCCGAAAGTATCTTTATCTTTTGAAAGTAAACTCTGATCATTCTTTTCACTCAGGTGATTTTTTGACATTTCATCAGATGCGTGATGTGTTGTTTTATAAGCTTCACACATGGCTTCTTCATCTTGATTAGTTTCTGAAACTGTACAGGTTTTAGTATGATCCTCGAAAGTATCCTTATTGTTTGATAGAGAACTCTGATCATTCTTTTCACTCAGGTGATTTTTTGACATTTCGTCAGATGCGTGATGTTTTGTTTTATAAGTTTCACACGTGGCTTCTTCATCTTgattagtttctaaaactgtACAGGTTTCAGTATGATCCCCGAAAGCATCTTTATCTTTTGAAAGTGAACTCTGATCATTCTTTTCACTCAGGTGATTTTTTGACATTTCGTCAGATGTGTGATGTTTTGTTTTATAAGCTTCACACATGGCTTCTTCATCTTgattagtttctaaaactgtACAGGTTTCAGTATGATCCTCGAAAGTATCTGTATCTTTTGAAAGAGAACTCTGATCATTCTTTTCACTCAGGTGATTTCTTGACATTTCGTCAGATGCGTGATGTTTTGTTTTAGAAGCTTCACACGTTGCTTCTTCATCTTgattagtttctaaaactgtACAGGTTTcagtatgatcctcggaagtATCTTTATCTTTTGAAAGAGAACTCTGATCATTCTTTTCTTTCAAATCATTTTCCTGTTGCTGCTCTTCAGTATCCAAAGGACTTTCTGAAGCACATACTTTGTTATCTTCTTTCTCTTCAAAAATTGGATTTTCTTTGATACTTATTTCTTCTCTAACATCGTTACTTATAGTTTTGCTATCATGTTCGGAAATTCCTGACTTTTTACATCTTTCGTCTGATTGTTTATCTTTACTTGACTGAAGATTCTCTGAAGTGCAATTAGAAGATTTATCCAACAACGATACACTCCCATCAGATTTAACGTTCTCCTTTATTTCTCTATCGACGAACTCATTATTCATCATGTGAGAATTTATATTGTCTTTACCACTTACAGTTTCAGGGCGTTTGTTGCTATCAAGAAAATTATGTTGAATCAGCTGTGTCTCTTTGGAAGGTGGATCATTATTCGTAATCGTTTCACGTTTATGTGATTTAGAAACTCCTGCAACAGTTTTGTTTTCTATAGCATGAATCTTTCTGTAATCACTTATGTCAATGATATTCTCATGATGACCTATAATTTCCTCATCAGAATCACTGCTGCTGCATACCCTGTCTATTTTCGAACGATTGGGCCAAACagcattattatttttaatgttgtGTACGTAATCCTTATACTTAACATGATGTTTGCCACAGAAATCGTCCGAATAATTCCTCTTTCTTTGATAGAGATATTTGGTATCCTTATATTCGTGTTTATTCTTATCGTTGAAACCATGATGCCGTTTCTTCTTGTGGAACTTGCGAAACTTGGAATTGTAATAGCTGTTCCAGGTATTTACATAGTGAGACTTTCGTGCAGAACAACCTGTTTCACGTCTGCGAGCTTCCGCCATCAATTCGTGATGTGTAAACCTTCGGTTAGGGCTATAAGATATTTTTCCATCTTTGGTAGTGTATACAGGAACTGTATGCAAATCCTCCATTTTATCTATGTTTGAAAATATAGGATTTATGTACCCACTGGTACTTTGGAACATGTCACAGTCTTCAAAAACGTGATCTATCTTTGGCTTCTTCCACATTCCCATATAATTATCATCTAACTCGCCAATTTTCGCTcctaaacattttttatactCCTTCTGGTTCAAATCGAAATCTAGATTGTTTAAAGAGCTCAACGATTTCGAATTGAATTCTACAAAATCGATATCCAGTAGTTTCTTTGAACCATTTAACATATATGATATGTCATCTAGCTTCTTCTCATCACTCTTTTTAAATGCCTCAGTTACAGCTTGAGAAGAATTCTCTGCCAAGTTAGAACATTGATTTTGTGTTCTAATCCTATGATCACCTTCCGTATTCATCGAactatcttcttcttcttcaatcTTATCATTCGTCTTAGTTAACATCTTATTATTTGCATCAGCTATGGCAGTATTAGATATTGCACTTTTTGTTTTGATCGTATCAACATTAAAAGAACAATTAGTACTCTTTTTTACACTTGCTTTTAACGTATCCTTACATGTTATGTTATCCTGTAATGATTTAGTAACAACCTGACTCTCTGAAGTCAAAGTGTGTTTGGAAGTAATAAATGAAAAAGCATCATCACTTacctccaataatttttttccacTGTTTTCTAGAGCAGTACTCATAGTTGTGTCTGTAACTACTGTTGCTGCATCATTTGTGGATTTATCCTTTTCGTTCGTAGTAGTAACTTCAACCGCAGGAGACTTTTCAATCATCTTATGAACTTTATCAAAATTAGCATATAGTATTTCTTGCTCGGTGGAACGTTTTCGACAATGACTATCCAATATATTGCTACAAGACGAATCATCGATTTCATACAATAGTCGTTTGTTTTGCTCGTgtctttttaaatttctttccGCGCaggaaacatttatttcaatttttatgctATCCAGAGCATCTTTCGCGTGTTCTTGTCCCTTATCTCCTAATATCAATTCTTTTCCGACGTCGCTATCTTTAAACTTTAAATTTACGTTTGTAACTTGTATTCCAAACTCGGAATTAGCATTCTTCATGAAGCTCTTCCTAAATTTAAGCCTCGAATTTTCCACTGGCGTAGCCGAATCGTCTGAGCCCGGATTAACCAGTGACGATACATTTTGCTCTAAAGATACTTCTTTATTTGCATTATCGTCTTTCTGCAAcctttcttctatattcttgtctCGATGCAGTCTATCTTTGTTGCTGTTGTGTTCATTTAACAAACGTGCTTCTCCTGCAGTATATCTAATGTCTTCATCTGCGATATCTAGATCTTTTTGTACTGCTTCGGACCTCTTacaattttcagaatattttttccttttcATCTCGTCGGAAAGCTCTTTGGTACAGTCTGTTCTGAATTGAAGTTCGTGTGGGTTCTCGCAACAGATGTTCACACACTTTTCTGCAGTGCCGTGTGATTTCTTATCACTTAAAATAACGGTATCTTTTATCACAGCAATAGAATAATTTTTGTATTGAGAAGTCATATGGCACACAGATTGTTCATCATCTTGAGACGAGATAGAACCGTCTCTAGCAATCCTCTTCATATCAGAACGTTTCAATTGTATTAATCGTTCTACTTCCTTCTTCTGTGCTTTTATTACTTTGTCCCCATTCGTATTTCTATCTACACATTTATCCACGCAAGTTACACTTTCCTTTATTCTCTTTTTTGTATTTAAATCGCCTTCTGAAAGTAGTGGATTGATAGTGGTCACAGATACATTCAAATTTTGGATTTTTTGCTTTTTAGTCGGATCTTCGGTTTTAGATGACGAAACTTCATTGTCGAACCCTGTCGGATTTACGAAATTTACATTAGAACCAGTTGAGATCACAGTATGCATTGTTTTATTTGTATCTGTTGTCGACTTACCTGCTTGAATTGTTGATTTCACCGAATCCATtgatc
Protein-coding sequences here:
- the LOC143362935 gene encoding uncharacterized protein LOC143362935 translates to MMFYKVVRILFHFVTIFYCVTGETLTKKNEKRISVRNNYPMCLDSFDIHRDKIIRTYESRDRGAKYLNETEVDSKEECLKFCCDTVDCDVFIFEEKKPGSCYLFQCGTLHDFKCKFTSHANYSSAIRTKYNMENNAQLEQEIRISQQEHELKSLRNLAEPAPMEYSYTEPSIKLIATLAPKLSLTTQPTKQACSRNQYECRTSGDCIAVYNVCDGIPQCADGSDEAADLVCPTEKPTIPPPLMQRPQPPQSRLPIDVIKYQPVVDPQKSLAPLYARVPEVNPKPWELSNIAHSMIPQQQPILYPAQQMEVAPLQKIYGAPGYQWDYPPLYEQTKDIYNPVNSYHEPNNRNSYEQKQPHIFYHKGSSVIGEKEADNGAMLDVRHPYTSHYVSPNRDSWQNTQVFPSPSPLPNVQQKQIHEAEGNIIITTTPPCDVSHEQTDLPLKTMEIKKVDQQGEKHLTYQKEVDQNNNKQNVLNKGTPKHSHVQAAEQPKEHKNLIVIKDHNKEHGKDIVMVEPLKQVNEIEILKPRGAVISLALGLTITAITATLIVCRLRVVRRRGKRHGPYAHDPDYLVNGMYL